In Brassica napus cultivar Da-Ae chromosome A3, Da-Ae, whole genome shotgun sequence, the sequence ttgtttccaaaagattcattttttacatttttaattcatgttttattaactaattataaacttcaaaaatcttaattactctaattgattttttattggcttaaaattatagaaagaagataaatacaaaaaattatgcaaatttaatgtgttttattaaaatgcgtaaaaaaactagaatatgaatcttttagaaagagagagacgagAAGAACCATCTGTTTCTAATGAAAACCCAGCAGTTTATAATACAGACTACTATATGATAtcacaaaaagtttttttttttcaaatgccGACTTCAATGTTGATATAGGCCAATATAGGCCATATAGGTAAATAGAACTTTGGACTATATAACAAACAAACACTGTACAATCCAAGAAACTCCTAAACCCAATATATTCCCACTGAAAAAGTCTGTTtttgcttttcttctttttacatTTGTTTGCTTATGTCATGTACGTATTGAGATAGTCTCTTACTCTCTTACATGCAACATGTATCATatactaagagcatgattaacccataACCCCTTTTGGGTTTCTTAttcattattttagtaattaaaactaattaagaACCTTAGTTAAAAGCTGCTTTAATTTTAGGTCTCCAATGGTAGTTTACTATTttggggttcttaaaaaaaataaggatacagagaagaaaacaacacaattttttcttcttccttgacTACAACAATACAAGCTTCAGTCCCTACAAAAATACAAAGAATATTGACATGAGACAGAGATTGTGTGCTTCACTCCCGTGACACTGAGCTTCCTCCACTGAGACAACATGAGACTGAGCTTGTCCGTGACTACCACACACGAGAAGATCACAAGACTACAATGCTACACTCCTACAAAACCAAGACAAGAACATTAATAACCACAGTTTTTATATCACCAATAAAGAAGGCAAGAAGATGCGACAGAGAACACAAGAACACTCTATTATATACCAACAAGATGAGACAGAGAACACAAGCTGACACAAACATAAGCATTTATATAAGCCATACGAAGAACAAGTAACAGAGCAGTATCAATTACAATGATAAGCTTGGAAAAGTGAAACTACATTGGAAAATAATGAAAACATAGTAGTATCAATTACAATGCCAAGAACGAAAGCAAAAGAAAGTAACTTTTACACAAACATCATCATAACCAAGTGATCAAAGCACAACAAACTTTAGACTCAAAAACAAAACACTTTATATCGTTTACACGATGACAATGGCATGATGAGAGATACGAAGATCatcctaaagaaaaaaaaacctatcatcatcatcatcagcattatacaatcatatcaaaaccaaaaatacCATCATACACAATTATATGGAAACAGAGGAAAAGTTTGAAATTGGTTTACcttcttttttgtaaaaaaaaaagggttttcAGAATCTGTGAAGAGTTCGGAGGATCCGATGAGTTTGTTTTTACGGGTGGGAAGAAGCTGGATCGAAGAAATCCGATGGGGCGATTCTGCATGGGTTATTACGAATCGAGCCATCAACAGAGATGAGTGTAGCAGAGACGACGATTTGGTGAACCATGCAGTCGGTTTCGATCGGCAGTCAGTTTCGATTTCAACCCTTCGTTCGGAGAACGCGAGAGACGcaaaagaaaatacagaaacatTTTACTTTGCCTCATGTGCTGACACGTGGGTGAAAAACCCTTCTAAATAATCGGTCACAAAACACCTTAGTTAAGGATCGATAAtatgtattttcttttcttttcatttaattaaattactTATTATCCTTAAAAACCCAACTAAGGATCCCggataatcatggtctaacAAACACGGAAGGCTATCAACTCcacaaagtaaatatatttaaattcaaaaaggTTAATTGTCTTttgcttttcttcttttataattttaaatagatgTAATAAAATAGTCTCAGTTGGAGAAGAAAGAGACTGACCGTCATTAACGAATTAATTGCCACCCACTAAGGATTTGTAAGCACCAATTACCACAAATATCTTAAACCAACTTAGTCCAACATCAATACATCGAAAACGTTCACATTGCATTTACCCAAAACTTCGAAAGTAAAAACAATAAACTCTTTTATAGTACTAGATATTCTAATTTTACATAGAATAAATCCTTCTTTTGTTCAACGAACAATAGCCATCCGACGTCGTTGAGATTCCGTTGGGAGTTTCACATCATATGCTAAACCAACAATCTCAAGAGACCGAACAATGTACCAAGAAAGGTCTATTTGCCACCATTCAAGCCCTTGTCTCGCCGACGACTCGAACGCATGGTGATTGTTGTGCCAACTTTCCCCAAATGAAAACACAGATAACCaccttcaaacaaaaaaaagacaacaaTAATGCGTTTTTGGAAACATTAGCTGTCTACACTTCACGTGACAGAGATAATAATAGATTTTGACCAGAAAACGATGATATTAGATTATTCTTTTACACACCAAAAAAATGTAGAAATGAACATTTACATACCAAACATTACGAGAAGTGTCATTGGTTTTCCATGTCCGAGTGCCCCAAACGTGGCAGAGGGAGTTGATGAGGCATGTCACGTGCACCTCCAACGCTGCTCCTACACCCTGCATCACCAACCAAatcatttataattattatagaAGATAAAATAGTATTCATATAGTATAACCATTTTAAACCAACAAAATTGTAAATTCAATTACCATTCCCCAAGTAACGAAGGACATGCCACCAAGATAGAAGAGAATGAGACCAAGTCCTAGAATGTGAAACATCACCGTTTTTTGAAGAAACCTATAGAACCATTGCTTCTTCAAATCATCCACGTTTGTTCTTCTTCCACACTGCATTTAATTCACatattgatttaaatttttttgatatgaATAAACGATTTATAATAGAATAATAGActttataaccaaaaaaaagaactgaAAATTACCTTTGAAACAAGATATGCAGAATCATAAATCCATAGAAGATGACTAAACCAAAAGCCTTCCTTCGGACTATGTGGATCTCTTTCTGAATCTGTAAACTGGTGATGATATCGATGAGTACTCACCCAATCAATCGGATCTCcctattaaatttataaaaaaaatcaattaataaaaatattagttaataaCAATTAAGATCTAAAGATCTACTATTAGGCTAAATtgaataaataatgaaaaaaataattttattgatttgatATAAACCTGGATGGCGAGAAGGGCACAGTAGGCTAAGAGATACTCCAGCCATTTAGGGACTTTGAAACTCCGGTGAGCCAAGTTCCGATGATACGACACCGTAATACCAAGACCACCAATCGTATAAAACAAAAACGTTACCCAAAGAGCAGACCAGCTGAAATAAAACGGTGCCAAGAGAGCCATTGAATGCACAAACAGTGAAGCTGTTAGTTTGAAATAGTCTAATCTCCTCCACTTTCTTCCCCAGAACGCCCATCTCTGTCTCCTCTTCTCCGCTTCTTTCTCCGACGAAGAAGGCTTTTTACGGTGGTTCTCCTCCATCGTGGATGTCACGGACATTTCTCTCTGCGTTTCTTTCTTCCTTGGAAACCTTTTCTTGTTTAATGGAATAATGGAGAGGAGAATAAAAGTGATGCTTTCCTTTGTAATTTATACTATTTACTGCAACAAAATCGTAGGAttcagtaaaataaataaatatcatgatatttattcaaagaTGACGCGTAAGGTGGTAAGGTGCATTTTACATGCACTAGtggtattttttcttttttctttctttctttctaaccactaaatattattgtttttctataatgttaaaaagttatttttagaTGTAAAATGTAAAGAAAGAGTGACACAAGGCTCGATATTACTTGACTTATTCTAAGTTT encodes:
- the LOC106437748 gene encoding delta-9 acyl-lipid desaturase 2, whose amino-acid sequence is MSVTSTMEENHRKKPSSSEKEAEKRRQRWAFWGRKWRRLDYFKLTASLFVHSMALLAPFYFSWSALWVTFLFYTIGGLGITVSYHRNLAHRSFKVPKWLEYLLAYCALLAIQGDPIDWVSTHRYHHQFTDSERDPHSPKEGFWFSHLLWIYDSAYLVSKCGRRTNVDDLKKQWFYRFLQKTVMFHILGLGLILFYLGGMSFVTWGMGVGAALEVHVTCLINSLCHVWGTRTWKTNDTSRNVWWLSVFSFGESWHNNHHAFESSARQGLEWWQIDLSWYIVRSLEIVGLAYDVKLPTESQRRRMAIVR